taatctttatttatatttttggaaagtgtttaATCTTTATAAGTGATTAAAGTACTCAAATGTAAGTAAAATTAAACGTAAGATATGatagtataagtttatatttccctgttcaattattgttttatttttaatctcttggcatgtatatttagttttgtgaattagaaattagaaatctTAAATCTTAGATGTTTAGCCTTCAAAagttcacgttttttttttaaaaaatacttcaaaaaaataataataataataaattttatattggaaACGGTCAAATGTAAGAACTAAATATACATGTACACCTGATCAAACAAGAAAGGGCACATATAGTGGCATGTTTAGAgtctaattaattatggttACTTATAGATAtattgtgttacaatttttttcattcgtTATTTTAGTGACGTATAATacataatcaaaattaaatttccaaatattataacacatatgagtattataaaataactaataaggAACACACGCCTCGCGCGGGACTTCCACTAGTAATTTATAATAGAAAGTAACATTAGTTTATATGTAATATGAAGTCGTATAGATTTGTTGGTGCAAAAATGAATGTAGATATTGCTTAAAATTCACTCAttgccttgatttttttttattttaaattaccatctttatttttatgttgtcttctcttttttcttttagtttatttatgtTGGGCTAATTAGGCtcttattgatatttgatttccTTTAAGCTCATATTCCATGTTAATTAGAATTTTGAGGTGCATGTTtaagaagaataaaaagaatagaTGGAATTCGAGAATGATATTTatgttaaaatttgaaaatcctttattttttatgatggcATAATAATGTTTTAGGTCTGAATATAGTAGATAGCATGCTTGATCCTCAAAagtcacaatttttattttttagaccTTAACAGTATCAAATTGGCCTCTTCAATTTTTGGGAAATTATTCTAAAAGCCTTTCTAAGCATTGAGAttcatttatattaatttatctTTGATGTAGTCAGACATTTGTTTTATCtttcttattataaatataagtgattttaaatttaattatcctgtgcatcgcacgggttagcaactagttttgttaaaattgaaaattttttgctgaaagtactatagataaatgtaaaagttagttgaaatagtacagtaggacccatgaatagtatcaaaaagtgcaatgagacctatgaatagcattgttattaataccgtttcggaccccgtttcggtttgttcagtggaatggaatatttcggtaccggccgatttcggcgtaccgttttaaggtgtttcgggttcctaaaaattaaattatatatattcttgtaaaacataaaattgtcaattctaataaataaataactaaatttcaaataatacaaatcatttagtcttaactcttaagtcttaaacattaatataacatctatttaacatcacacaataagaagatttagaagacaataactaaatatcaaataatacaaaacatttagtcttaactcttatgtcttaaacctcaatacaacatcaaataataagaagatttataacaagtcattactcattacataagtccataataattaataactaataagccaacaaaatttataacataatattagccatcaaataataaatttttttttttttttttccataggccaaatcatgtaccggccggaattcacatctcggccggaattggccggaaTTGACCGGAATGGCCGGAATGGACCAGAATGGCCCGAAATCTGGCCCGAGGTGGAACGTTGGGTATCCtggtaccggtttgcataccggaacgaaaaattccggccgttctggccggaacggaacggaatcaataacaatgatgaatagtagcaaaaagctgaacagtaaaataagttagcaaaaataatttttcccaAACGCACACCAAGTAAACAAACAACCAGACTAATAATTGCTGAATGAAGCATAAGATTAGAGCGAAAAAAACACTATCTCTTAAAACAAAATGAACTTACCAAATTCCGAATAGGCCAgacgaatatatatatatatatatgtgtgtgtgtgtgtgtgtgtgtgtgtgtgtgtatgtataatATATCTGATCCACCAACCAAGAATCGTTGTAGGTCAACAAGGTTTCCCCTCCATGACATACAACCAATGCCTGTATCATATGCGTAACCTACACAATCGTCTTTAGTCCCATATGACCACTGAGCAAAGTCTGGCACCTTGACCATCTTCAATCTGAAAAACCCATCTGCTTTTCCTTCTTCAACACTATTGTTGAACCTTTCACACTGCAATGGTTTCCTCCTCACTCATCCACTACTCCAATTTCCACTGTTCCATTCCTCAATAATCTTGGGCTCAAATCCTCTCATACAGCTGCAGATTGATGAATCCGGTGAATCACAGCTTCCATTTGCACCGCATGTGCCACAAACATCACACTTATCTTTTGGAGCTGACCCCATAACCTTCCAATCCTCCTTCCCATTTTCCCAGTATGTATGCACTAGATTTCCTTGTGaatccaaaacaaattttgacaaatgtATCAAGTCCATATAAGTAAAAGTTGCATAAACTGTTCCTTGTTTGTCATCGACTACACTAAATCCATTATGATATACAGGATTCCAGTTTTGTATTCCAATAAAGACCTGACCATTCCATGGACCAGTCCACCAATATGGGCGACCGTCTTTCCAAACAAAACCTTCAGGAATGTTCAGTGGATCAATGCCTGCAGAGAAGCTTCCAATGGATGGATCAGAAGGGCTTTTCCATGATGTCAACTGCACTTTCTCATCTTTCCTTAAATTAGAACTAAGTTTCATCCTTGGCAAGAAGGAATCAGATGGATGTTGAAAACTTTCCCATAATATGATTCCTGTTGTGTCAACTTGCAATACAAGGTTTCCGGAATCCAAAAGAGTGGCACTTGAATTGGTTACAGAATTTGAAACATTCGATGACCAAAGAATCTCTTCCTGTCCGTTTAGTACCACAAGATTGCCATCCTCAGGTATAGTAAGAACCCCGGAAGAATCCTTGAGAGGTTTCTGTCTGTTCGCTACCCATATGAAAGTGAATACAGAGATGTTATTATACCATATTCTGAGGCAGCGATTGGTGGAATTTACAGGGCTGAAGAACCCCAGTCTGAAGCACTCCCATTGGATAttatgtatttagggtctttgATGGATTGAGAAGATTTAATGGTGTCTATTGCAACTcccaaatttaaacaaaaacaacaaaggaCAGACATGAAGTTTGTCTTAAGTCCCATAACTTGTTCTCTGGCCTACCTGTGTCCGAGAATGCAGAACAGGTAGGCCTTGCTCATCAAACAAGTTACAGCTTTGTTTATccggggaaaaaaaagtttaaccTTTGCTGgtagttttttaagaaaaaggcTACTCTAGACTTTCAAAAGTCTTGATCCCATGaaataagtttttcatataaaattataaatcaaaGGGGTTTGTTCCCTAGTCTAGATAGTTTCTTCCTTTGTCAAAAAGGACAGGTTGAATTTCAACCAAGGACTAGGCGACTAGGGATGGGAAATAATTAAGGAGACAATTGGAATAAAGTACTATAATTAACACTGAATAAGACGCAGGAATAAAATCTGCAAAATCCTAAACAATTAAGTATAGATCCCTATGCAGAAATATATGAATTAACagttaatcacaaaaaaatataaattgtatacCCAGCAGAATATATGTATACACACCACAGTTTATGcaataaaatcaaaagcaatAGAGATAGTGACACAGTACACAGATTAATCACGATGTGGAAAGCCTAAGAACAATCTCTTGAAAGTAAAAAGTTGTGCTCATTTGCTTTAGAATTCTATAACAGTGGTAACTTTAGTAAGTGTGCCACTTTCATCTTCGGGTGCAATCAGCAATACCATCAAGGCTCTCTCTTCAACAGCACCTTTAGTTTGTAAACCAGACATACAAGTAATCCAAATGCATCCAACTCTGTCCTGTCACCCCAGTGCCCAGGTAAGTCATCCTCTTTGTATTTTGACCAACTTCTTGCAACCGTGTAGGCTAACAATGAACTAAGTCATTCATAAAATGTTTGTGCGGCTCGATAAATTGTTCATTCATATTTGGTTGTTTATAATCTAGCCAAATTCGAGTCTCAATTGAGTGGAGACAAATAGTCTTAAAGATAACATCCATTTTGTGCCTTTTGTATGcctacatttttatatatttattcctttattttacCTTAATTTTCCCAACATCCTGACAACCTAGTATCAGTAGTATGTCTTTCTCTGAAGTGATATTTCATGACAAGATGATCTTAGTTATTTAAACTACATTCACTGgacatatgcatctttcttttgctttcctTCTAATCAAGTGTCCTCAATTTTCATGGTTGAATATCATGAACCAAACTGAATGATATCCTCTCCCCGTCAACTTCTTTCTTGTCACACGTCTCAATTATCTTCAGCCTATGTGACTCGGAATATACCTCTGATCAGTGGCTTTTATTAGCTTGTATTCCTCTGATCAGTGGCCTTTATTAGCTTTCTTTCTGGTCACGTGTTGCAATCATCTTCTTCTAGAGTTTTTCAGACCACACTCATGATCAGTAGACCACCCAGTATGATCTGCACCACACCGTGATTAGCATTTGGAATTGACATTGGCTTTCTTTCTTGTCAGGTGTCTCAGTTTGAGGCTTCAAAATTCTgcaaaattctgcagaaaaagtGCCTTAAGTGAGGATTCTAAAGCTAGTAACAATTTTAACAGTATATT
The sequence above is drawn from the Castanea sativa cultivar Marrone di Chiusa Pesio chromosome 5, ASM4071231v1 genome and encodes:
- the LOC142635773 gene encoding G-type lectin S-receptor-like serine/threonine-protein kinase At1g11330 is translated as MGVLQTGVLQPSNRQKPLKDSSGVLTIPEDGNLVVLNGQEEILWSSNVSNSVTNSSATLLDSGNLVLQVDTTGIILWESFQHPSDSFLPRMKLSSNLRKDEKVQLTSWKSPSDPSIGSFSAGIDPLNIPEGFVWKDGRPYWWTGPWNGQVFIGIQNWNPVYHNGFSVVDDKQGTVYATFTYMDLIHLSKFVLDSQGNLVHTYWENGKEDWKVMGSAPKDKCDVCGTCGANGSCDSPDSSICSCMRGFEPKIIEEWNSGNWSSG